Proteins from a single region of Bacteroidota bacterium:
- a CDS encoding N(4)-(beta-N-acetylglucosaminyl)-L-asparaginase, which yields MSNRRNFIKNITLGAGVFATADIYAKNPITPNPMHKPIVLSTWDFGIEANKDAWAVLNKNGRALDAVEAGVKVAENDLFSTSVGLAGQPDREGHTTLDACIMDENYNCGSVAFLEKIKNPISVARAVMEKTPHVMLVGAGAQQFALSQGFTLDDYTNPESVKAYQEWLKKSEYKPVINIENHDTIGMIAMDANGNLSGACTTSGLAFKMRGRVGDSPIIGAGLYVDNEIGAATATGTGEEVIRISGTHLVVELMRQNYSPYEACKEAVMRMVKIRKEKTKTFQVGFIALNKNGEFGAYCLQPGFNYAVYSNNIPNQLFKSDAYY from the coding sequence ATGAGTAACAGACGAAATTTTATAAAAAATATCACACTGGGAGCAGGCGTTTTTGCTACCGCAGATATTTATGCAAAAAATCCGATAACACCCAACCCAATGCATAAACCAATTGTATTATCTACCTGGGATTTTGGTATTGAAGCAAACAAAGATGCATGGGCTGTATTAAATAAAAATGGACGTGCACTCGATGCAGTGGAAGCAGGTGTAAAAGTTGCAGAAAACGATTTATTTTCTACTTCCGTTGGTTTAGCCGGTCAGCCCGACCGGGAAGGACATACTACATTAGATGCCTGCATTATGGATGAAAATTATAATTGTGGCTCAGTAGCATTTCTTGAAAAAATAAAAAACCCCATTTCAGTTGCACGTGCTGTCATGGAAAAAACACCTCATGTGATGCTGGTTGGAGCAGGTGCACAACAATTTGCGTTGAGCCAGGGGTTTACTTTAGATGATTATACCAATCCGGAATCCGTAAAAGCTTATCAGGAATGGTTAAAAAAATCGGAATATAAACCGGTAATTAATATCGAAAATCACGACACCATCGGTATGATTGCCATGGATGCAAATGGAAATTTATCAGGTGCCTGCACTACAAGTGGACTAGCATTTAAAATGCGTGGGCGTGTTGGTGATTCACCTATAATTGGTGCAGGATTGTATGTAGACAATGAAATTGGTGCAGCAACGGCAACAGGAACCGGAGAAGAAGTTATCAGAATTTCCGGAACCCATTTAGTAGTGGAATTAATGCGACAAAATTATTCACCTTACGAAGCTTGTAAAGAAGCTGTTATGCGCATGGTGAAAATCAGAAAAGAAAAAACAAAAACTTTTCAGGTTGGATTTATTGCACTCAATAAAAATGGCGAATTTGGCGCATATTGTTTACAACCCGGATTTAATTATGCTGTTTATTCCAATAATATTCCGAATCAGTTATTTAAATCAGATGCATATTATTAA
- a CDS encoding cytochrome c maturation protein CcmE, with protein MKKSHIIVLFLIAICIGVFASKLGNVSSYSSFSDAKTNEGKTVQLIGNLAPGKPINFDPIKDPNSFSFYLLDKEGKEVFVICFDDMPTDFEKSEDIVLTGSMKENTFYADEMLVKCPSKYQENEIQK; from the coding sequence GTGAAAAAATCGCATATTATCGTGTTGTTTCTGATTGCCATTTGTATTGGGGTTTTCGCCTCAAAACTCGGCAATGTGAGTTCTTATTCCAGCTTTAGCGACGCAAAAACAAATGAAGGCAAAACGGTTCAGTTGATTGGAAATTTGGCTCCCGGCAAACCAATCAATTTTGACCCGATAAAGGACCCGAACTCGTTTTCGTTTTATCTTTTGGATAAAGAGGGAAAAGAAGTGTTTGTAATTTGTTTTGACGATATGCCTACCGACTTCGAAAAAAGTGAGGATATCGTATTAACCGGTTCAATGAAAGAAAATACATTTTATGCAGACGAAATGCTGGTAAAATGTCCATCAAAATATCAGGAAAACGAAATTCAAAAATAA
- a CDS encoding cation:proton antiporter: MNRLPSHEVLPFLLLVATLLLVGRLLGELFRKLKLPQVMGELVAGILLGPSCLQRLAPEFYQSFFVEPKSAGIAFDGLARIGILLLLFVAGQEINLRTIRAKANAAAAISLSGIAFPFIIGFAATWFFTPILFPDGVADKTASALFMGTALSITALSVLAKILIDIKQLKSKFGNLMMTAAMIDDFIGWMLFSLVVSVANLESESSFAGWQVMFMVIGFAAFIITVGRKLIHYSFVFSNKHLSSGGGTLSVAIIFCILGAIFTEWLGLHAIFGAFLVGIAVGDSEEFSGKNREMLHDIVTYIFAPLFFVSIGFRVDFIENFDGGVIAFVLLIAILGKLIGGFLGGLMGKFSKPESLAIGFGMNARGSQEIVLGLIALNAGLITDQIFVALVVMTFVTIMIAGPAIRYFLKKENLF; this comes from the coding sequence ATGAACCGTTTACCGAGTCATGAAGTCTTGCCGTTTTTATTATTGGTAGCAACCTTACTGCTAGTCGGTAGATTATTAGGTGAATTATTTAGGAAATTGAAATTGCCACAGGTTATGGGTGAACTGGTGGCCGGTATTTTATTAGGACCATCGTGTCTGCAGCGCCTGGCACCTGAATTTTATCAGTCGTTTTTTGTTGAGCCGAAAAGTGCGGGTATTGCTTTTGATGGTTTAGCACGCATTGGAATTTTACTACTCTTATTTGTTGCGGGGCAGGAAATTAATTTAAGAACAATACGGGCTAAAGCCAATGCAGCTGCGGCAATCAGTTTATCGGGAATCGCTTTTCCATTTATTATCGGATTTGCAGCAACCTGGTTTTTTACACCCATTTTATTTCCTGATGGTGTTGCAGATAAAACAGCATCTGCATTATTTATGGGTACTGCCTTGTCGATAACGGCTTTATCGGTTTTAGCGAAAATATTAATTGATATCAAACAACTGAAAAGTAAGTTTGGGAATTTAATGATGACAGCAGCAATGATTGATGATTTTATTGGCTGGATGTTATTTTCATTAGTAGTTAGTGTAGCGAATCTGGAAAGCGAAAGTAGTTTTGCAGGATGGCAGGTGATGTTTATGGTAATTGGTTTTGCTGCATTTATAATTACGGTTGGCAGAAAATTAATTCATTACTCATTTGTTTTTTCCAACAAACATTTATCGAGTGGGGGAGGTACATTATCGGTTGCCATTATATTTTGTATTCTCGGTGCAATATTTACTGAATGGTTAGGATTACACGCCATTTTTGGCGCATTTTTAGTCGGCATTGCCGTCGGTGATTCCGAAGAATTCAGTGGAAAAAACAGGGAAATGTTGCACGATATTGTCACCTATATTTTTGCGCCGTTATTTTTTGTTTCGATTGGATTCAGAGTAGATTTTATCGAAAACTTTGATGGTGGTGTAATTGCATTTGTATTATTAATTGCCATTCTCGGTAAATTGATTGGCGGATTTTTAGGCGGATTGATGGGGAAATTTTCGAAACCCGAATCGCTGGCAATTGGGTTTGGAATGAATGCACGCGGTTCGCAGGAAATTGTATTGGGATTAATTGCATTAAATGCCGGATTAATAACGGATCAGATATTTGTCGCGCTAGTGGTAATGACCTTCGTAACTATTATGATAGCAGGTCCTGCCATCCGATATTTTTTGAAGAAGGAGAATTTATTTTAA
- the fsa gene encoding fructose-6-phosphate aldolase produces the protein MKFFIDTADLNEIKEAAALGILDGVTTNPSLMAKVGITGADNIKKHYVDICNIVDGDISAEVISVDFDGMVREAKELSALHPNIVVKIPMIKEGIKAIKWCTDNGIRTNCTLVFSAGQAILAAKAGATYLSPFIGRIDDMNWDGIQLIEQIVHIYRIYGYETEVLAASIRNPLHIVRCAEVGADVVTTPLSSILGLFKHPLTDIGLAQFLADYKKGNG, from the coding sequence ATGAAATTTTTTATTGATACAGCAGATCTCAACGAGATTAAAGAAGCCGCAGCACTCGGCATACTTGATGGTGTTACCACCAATCCTTCACTGATGGCCAAAGTTGGTATAACCGGCGCCGATAACATCAAAAAACACTATGTCGACATTTGTAACATTGTGGATGGCGATATTAGTGCAGAGGTTATTTCCGTTGATTTTGACGGAATGGTACGCGAGGCTAAAGAACTTTCGGCATTACATCCAAACATTGTTGTTAAAATACCGATGATTAAAGAAGGTATCAAAGCAATAAAATGGTGTACTGATAACGGTATCCGCACAAATTGCACCCTAGTATTTTCTGCAGGTCAGGCAATTTTAGCTGCAAAAGCAGGTGCTACTTACCTTTCACCATTTATTGGTCGTATTGATGATATGAACTGGGATGGTATTCAACTGATTGAACAAATTGTGCATATTTATCGCATTTACGGATATGAAACTGAAGTATTAGCTGCTTCAATCCGCAATCCGTTACATATTGTTCGTTGTGCTGAGGTTGGTGCCGATGTGGTAACTACTCCACTAAGTTCAATTCTTGGCTTGTTTAAACATCCGTTGACAGACATTGGATTAGCGCAGTTTCTGGCTGATTACAAAAAAGGTAACGGATAA
- a CDS encoding acyl-CoA carboxylase subunit beta, with product MDINFNKNEDAIKLLVSTMKQRLAKVSEGGGKKSIDKLHEKGKLHARERIKLLFDADKPFIELGAFTGHNMYTEHGGCPSGGVVVKIGYVAGRQCIVVANDATVKAGAWFPITGKKNLRAQEISIENKLPIIYLVDSAGVYLPMQDEIFPDKENFGRIFRNNAVMSSMGITQIAAIMGSCVAGGAYLPIMSDEAYIVKNTGSIFLAGPYLVKAAIGEDIDAETLGGAITTTEISGICDYAAENDEDCINHIRKTIDKIGAKPLAGFDRVTPATPALDENEIYGIMPEEITKQYDVLDIIKRLVDKSEFDEYKAAYGKTIVCGTGRIDGWSVGIVANQRKVVKNKKGELQIGGVIYNDSADKAARFIMNCNQKKIPLLFLQDVTGFMVGSKSEHAGIIKDGAKLVNAVANSVVPKFTVIIGNSFGAGNYAMCGKAYDPRLIVAWPNAKIAVMGGAQAGKVLLQIQVASLKAKGEVITAEKEKELLDNILNHYNETMDPYYAAARLWIDAIIDPLETRKWVSMGIEMANNNADIKPFNPGVLQV from the coding sequence ATGGATATTAATTTTAATAAAAACGAAGATGCCATTAAGTTGCTCGTTTCAACAATGAAGCAACGCCTTGCAAAAGTGAGTGAAGGTGGCGGAAAAAAATCTATCGATAAACTGCATGAAAAAGGCAAATTACATGCACGCGAACGTATTAAATTATTGTTCGATGCAGATAAACCTTTTATAGAACTGGGTGCTTTTACCGGACATAATATGTATACCGAACATGGTGGTTGCCCTAGCGGTGGTGTTGTGGTAAAAATTGGTTATGTGGCAGGCCGTCAATGTATTGTTGTTGCCAACGATGCTACAGTTAAGGCCGGAGCATGGTTTCCAATTACCGGTAAAAAAAATCTGCGCGCTCAGGAAATATCCATAGAAAATAAATTACCGATTATTTACCTCGTTGATAGCGCCGGCGTGTATTTGCCGATGCAGGATGAAATTTTTCCGGATAAAGAAAATTTCGGTCGCATTTTCAGAAATAATGCGGTAATGAGTTCAATGGGTATCACACAAATTGCCGCTATCATGGGCAGTTGTGTTGCCGGTGGCGCTTATTTGCCCATCATGAGTGATGAAGCTTATATTGTAAAAAATACGGGAAGTATATTTCTGGCAGGACCTTATCTGGTAAAAGCTGCTATCGGTGAAGATATCGATGCAGAAACCCTCGGTGGAGCCATTACAACAACCGAAATTTCAGGCATTTGCGATTATGCTGCTGAAAATGATGAAGATTGTATCAATCATATTCGCAAAACAATCGATAAAATTGGCGCTAAACCGTTAGCTGGTTTCGACAGAGTAACACCTGCCACTCCTGCTTTGGATGAAAATGAAATTTACGGTATCATGCCCGAAGAAATTACCAAACAATATGATGTATTGGATATCATTAAACGTTTGGTTGATAAATCTGAATTTGATGAATATAAAGCGGCGTATGGTAAAACAATAGTTTGCGGAACCGGTCGAATCGACGGCTGGAGCGTTGGTATTGTTGCCAATCAGCGCAAAGTAGTAAAAAATAAAAAAGGCGAATTACAAATTGGTGGTGTAATTTATAATGATAGTGCCGATAAAGCAGCACGGTTTATTATGAATTGCAACCAGAAAAAAATACCACTCCTATTTTTACAGGATGTAACCGGATTTATGGTGGGCAGCAAAAGTGAACACGCCGGAATTATTAAAGACGGTGCCAAATTGGTTAACGCTGTTGCAAATTCTGTTGTTCCGAAATTTACAGTGATTATTGGCAACAGTTTTGGTGCAGGAAACTACGCCATGTGCGGTAAAGCTTATGATCCGCGTTTAATAGTTGCCTGGCCAAATGCAAAAATTGCCGTTATGGGTGGCGCTCAGGCCGGTAAAGTGTTGTTGCAAATTCAAGTGGCTTCACTTAAAGCTAAAGGCGAAGTAATTACTGCCGAAAAAGAGAAAGAACTACTCGATAATATTCTCAATCATTACAACGAAACCATGGACCCGTATTATGCTGCAGCACGCTTGTGGATTGATGCCATTATCGACCCGCTGGAAACCAGAAAATGGGTAAGCATGGGCATCGAAATGGCTAACAATAACGCTGATATTAAACCTTTTAATCCGGGTGTTTTACAAGTATAA
- a CDS encoding family 20 glycosylhydrolase, translated as MKKWFGLLLICCCLNSFSQNVIIPAPVSVQSAPGYFVFDPTTYLLGTDFRSYMDGFVIKDYLIKYYNLPLKTATKKIGDGKIITLKYDSTIAVGNGGYFINITKENITITGKNEGGVLYGLLTMMQMIEKSGNNTFQIPCGTVEDYPRFEYRGMHLDCARHFFDVDFIKKYIDYLALYKMNSFHWHLTDDQGWRIEIKQYPKLTEIGAWRSGSMVGHYRDQQYDTIRYGGFYTQKQIKEIVKYANERHITVIPEIEMPGHCLAALAAYPELGCVADTTYTVAKGWGVFDEAFCPKEETFVFLQNVLDEVMALFPSQYIHIGGDEVEKIRWKNCSHCQQLIKDNNLVDEHGLQNYFIHRIDNYVTSKGRKIIGWDEILEGGITPNATIMSWRGEDGAIAAAQQNHYAIMTPGSYCYFDYYQGAPLLEPLAIGGFVTLEKVYQFNPIPAALTADQGKYILGAQGNLWTEYINYPENVEYMLLPRLLALSEVVWSPLEKRNFDDFSRRLVFHFGLLDKTGTNYAKSVYQVNYRITQTEPGADLLLELIGNKQFGDIHVTTISGINGAKNAFVYTQPFKLETNIAFVSANMVAGVKNPPVTNIKIQQNTATGKKIIIKNEPSKKYSGDGPVTLVNGIEATVTPNWSGNEWLGFSGTDLEVIIDLGAIDTINSVTVGFLYDKMSWIYPPQSMEIYVSDNQRNFQKAGQTKINSTQKRVAVKINSSITTGRYIKIIAPNYGLIPSGNPGSGSKAWLFTDEISIQ; from the coding sequence ATGAAAAAATGGTTCGGCCTGCTCCTCATCTGCTGTTGCTTAAATTCGTTCAGTCAAAATGTAATTATCCCTGCTCCAGTTTCTGTTCAGTCCGCTCCCGGTTATTTTGTTTTTGATCCGACTACCTATTTATTGGGCACAGACTTCAGGTCATATATGGATGGTTTTGTTATTAAAGACTATCTGATAAAATATTATAACCTGCCATTAAAAACAGCAACAAAAAAAATTGGTGACGGCAAAATAATTACATTAAAATATGATTCTACTATTGCAGTTGGGAATGGCGGCTACTTTATAAATATTACAAAGGAAAATATTACCATAACCGGAAAAAATGAAGGTGGTGTGTTATATGGTTTACTTACCATGATGCAAATGATTGAAAAATCAGGAAATAATACTTTTCAAATTCCATGTGGCACGGTAGAAGATTATCCGCGATTTGAATATCGTGGCATGCACCTCGATTGTGCACGTCATTTTTTTGATGTTGATTTTATTAAAAAATATATCGACTATCTCGCTCTGTATAAAATGAATTCTTTTCACTGGCATTTGACAGATGATCAGGGTTGGCGGATAGAAATAAAACAATATCCAAAACTCACCGAAATTGGTGCATGGCGCAGTGGCAGTATGGTTGGGCATTACCGCGATCAACAATATGATACTATTCGTTACGGCGGATTTTATACGCAAAAACAAATTAAGGAAATTGTAAAATATGCAAACGAACGTCATATAACAGTTATTCCTGAAATTGAAATGCCGGGACATTGCCTTGCTGCATTAGCTGCGTATCCGGAATTAGGTTGTGTTGCTGATACTACTTATACTGTGGCAAAAGGCTGGGGTGTTTTTGATGAAGCATTTTGTCCTAAAGAAGAAACATTTGTTTTTCTGCAAAATGTGCTTGATGAGGTAATGGCATTATTTCCTTCACAATATATTCATATTGGCGGCGATGAAGTAGAAAAAATTCGATGGAAAAATTGTAGTCATTGTCAGCAATTAATTAAAGACAATAATTTAGTAGATGAACACGGTTTACAAAATTATTTCATACATCGCATTGATAATTATGTTACCAGTAAAGGGCGAAAAATTATTGGTTGGGATGAAATTCTGGAAGGCGGCATTACACCAAATGCTACAATTATGAGTTGGCGTGGTGAAGATGGTGCAATTGCAGCAGCACAACAAAATCATTATGCAATAATGACACCCGGAAGTTATTGTTACTTTGATTATTACCAGGGTGCTCCCCTGCTTGAACCACTTGCTATTGGCGGATTTGTTACCCTCGAAAAAGTATATCAGTTTAATCCCATTCCTGCAGCATTAACTGCTGATCAGGGGAAATATATTTTGGGTGCACAGGGAAATCTTTGGACAGAATATATCAACTATCCCGAAAATGTGGAATACATGTTGTTACCCCGTTTGCTTGCATTAAGTGAAGTGGTTTGGTCGCCGTTAGAAAAAAGAAATTTTGATGATTTTAGTCGCAGACTGGTATTTCATTTCGGATTATTAGATAAAACAGGAACGAATTATGCTAAATCTGTTTATCAGGTAAATTATCGTATTACCCAAACCGAACCCGGAGCAGATTTATTGTTAGAATTAATCGGGAATAAACAATTTGGTGATATTCATGTCACAACAATTAGTGGTATAAATGGTGCTAAAAATGCATTTGTTTATACACAACCTTTTAAATTGGAAACGAATATTGCTTTTGTTAGTGCAAATATGGTTGCCGGTGTAAAAAATCCGCCTGTAACCAATATTAAAATTCAACAAAATACTGCAACCGGTAAAAAAATTATTATCAAAAACGAACCTTCAAAAAAATACAGTGGCGATGGACCGGTTACGCTGGTTAATGGAATTGAAGCAACCGTAACACCAAACTGGAGTGGCAACGAATGGTTGGGCTTCAGCGGTACCGACCTTGAAGTAATTATTGATCTTGGCGCTATTGATACAATTAATAGTGTTACAGTTGGTTTTTTATATGATAAAATGAGTTGGATATATCCACCACAGTCGATGGAAATATATGTAAGCGATAACCAGCGCAATTTTCAAAAAGCAGGACAGACAAAAATCAACTCCACACAAAAAAGAGTTGCTGTAAAAATTAATTCATCAATAACTACCGGCCGTTATATAAAAATAATTGCACCAAATTATGGCCTTATACCATCAGGTAATCCGGGCTCAGGTTCTAAAGCATGGTTATTTACAGATGAAATAAGTATTCAATAA
- a CDS encoding copper homeostasis protein CutC produces the protein MASILLEICTFNSTDVVTAVNAGADRIELCASYVEGGITPSHASITEAFKIISPENIVVMIRPRGGDFIYDEHEFEVMKADILHCKQIGVKHIIFGIMQTDGNLDAERNKELVDLAAPMTCTLQRAFDMTNDPMLALETAIQCGFKRILTSGQQASALAGKQLIKDLIQVAANRITILPGAGINATNAEALIRFTGCTEIHTSAKKQAPLKQQYREGIYDFSHLTCVNPIEVAALKKITQQFPA, from the coding sequence ATGGCATCCATTTTATTAGAAATTTGTACGTTTAATTCCACTGATGTTGTAACTGCGGTTAATGCAGGTGCCGACAGGATTGAGTTATGCGCCAGTTACGTGGAAGGTGGCATTACACCATCACATGCTTCCATAACCGAAGCATTTAAAATAATTAGCCCGGAAAATATTGTTGTAATGATTCGACCGCGTGGTGGTGATTTTATTTATGATGAACATGAATTTGAAGTAATGAAAGCGGATATTTTACACTGCAAACAAATTGGTGTAAAACATATCATTTTCGGAATTATGCAAACAGATGGCAATTTGGATGCTGAACGTAATAAGGAATTAGTTGATTTGGCTGCACCCATGACCTGCACTTTACAACGTGCATTCGATATGACCAATGACCCGATGTTAGCTTTGGAAACAGCAATCCAATGTGGATTTAAACGAATACTTACATCCGGCCAACAGGCATCTGCATTAGCGGGTAAACAATTGATAAAAGATTTAATTCAAGTAGCTGCAAATCGAATAACAATTTTACCCGGAGCCGGCATAAATGCAACAAATGCTGAAGCCTTAATCCGATTTACAGGCTGCACCGAAATTCACACTTCCGCAAAAAAACAAGCACCATTAAAACAACAATACCGCGAGGGCATTTACGATTTTAGTCACTTAACCTGCGTAAATCCAATTGAGGTTGCTGCATTAAAAAAAATAACACAGCAATTCCCTGCATGA
- the rocD gene encoding ornithine--oxo-acid transaminase yields the protein MHTVTSLSEKTQSYIQKEEAYGAHNYHPIPVVIDRAEGVYMWDVDGKQYFDFLSAYSAVNQGHCHPRIVNALIEQSRKLTLTSRAFHNDLLGEYERFMTELFGYDKLLPMNSGAEAVETALKLCRRWAYDVKGIPANKAKILVCEGNFHGRTTGIISFSNDPDSTTGFGPYMPGYEIVAYNDIQALGKALEDKNVAGFLVEPIQGEAGVYVPADGYLATAYDMCKAANVLFIGDEIQTGLARTGKMLACDHENVRPDILILGKALSGGTLPVSAVLADDEIMLTIHPGEHGSTFGGNPLACAVAMASMQVLVEEKLAENAEKMGKLLRDALKTMNPDYIKIVRGKGLLNAIVVNNDYHGKNAWDFCLALKENGLLAKPTHGDKIRFAPPLVITEAQMLQCIDIIRKTIDNF from the coding sequence ATGCATACTGTAACTTCATTATCTGAAAAAACACAATCTTATATCCAAAAAGAGGAAGCTTATGGCGCCCACAATTACCATCCGATTCCGGTTGTAATCGACCGCGCTGAAGGCGTTTATATGTGGGATGTTGACGGCAAACAATATTTCGACTTTTTGTCCGCTTACAGCGCCGTAAATCAAGGCCATTGTCACCCGCGCATCGTAAATGCACTTATTGAACAATCGCGGAAGCTAACCCTTACCAGCCGCGCATTTCACAACGATTTACTCGGTGAATACGAACGTTTTATGACCGAATTGTTCGGTTACGATAAATTATTGCCGATGAACTCAGGTGCCGAAGCCGTGGAAACAGCCCTGAAACTCTGTCGCCGCTGGGCTTACGACGTAAAAGGAATACCCGCAAATAAAGCCAAAATTTTGGTTTGTGAAGGTAATTTTCACGGCCGCACCACCGGTATCATATCTTTTAGCAATGATCCTGATTCCACTACCGGGTTTGGACCATACATGCCGGGTTATGAAATTGTTGCTTACAACGATATTCAGGCTTTGGGAAAAGCTTTAGAAGATAAAAACGTAGCCGGATTTCTGGTTGAACCAATTCAGGGTGAAGCGGGTGTTTACGTGCCTGCAGATGGCTATCTGGCTACAGCTTACGATATGTGTAAAGCTGCAAATGTGTTATTTATTGGAGATGAAATTCAAACCGGACTCGCACGCACAGGTAAAATGTTGGCCTGCGACCACGAAAATGTGCGTCCCGATATCCTGATTTTAGGAAAAGCACTCAGCGGTGGAACTTTACCCGTAAGTGCCGTTTTAGCTGATGATGAAATTATGCTTACCATTCATCCGGGTGAACATGGCAGCACTTTTGGTGGAAACCCACTGGCATGCGCTGTTGCAATGGCATCAATGCAGGTTTTGGTGGAAGAAAAATTGGCGGAAAATGCTGAGAAAATGGGGAAATTATTACGCGATGCGTTAAAAACCATGAATCCGGATTATATCAAAATAGTACGCGGTAAAGGTTTGCTCAACGCTATCGTAGTTAATAACGACTATCACGGAAAAAATGCCTGGGATTTTTGTCTGGCTTTAAAAGAAAACGGATTACTGGCAAAACCTACTCACGGCGATAAAATTCGTTTTGCACCACCACTCGTAATTACAGAAGCCCAAATGTTGCAGTGTATTGACATCATTCGAAAAACGATTGATAATTTCTAA